One window of Trifolium pratense cultivar HEN17-A07 linkage group LG5, ARS_RC_1.1, whole genome shotgun sequence genomic DNA carries:
- the LOC123885667 gene encoding secreted RxLR effector protein 161-like: MNEIPYASVIGSIMYAMLCTRPDVSYALSATSRYQSDPDESHWIAVKNILKYLRRTKDSFLIFGNMEELAVVGYTDASFQTDKDDFRSQSGYVFCLNGGAVSWKSSK, from the coding sequence ATGAATGAGATTCCATATGCGTCTGTAATtggatctatcatgtatgccatgttATGTACTCGTCCAGATGTCTCGTATGCTTTAAGTGCAACGAGCAGGTACCAATCTGATCCCGATGAGAGTCACTGGATAGCTGTCAAGAATATCCTTAAGTACTTGAGAAGGACTAAAGATTCATTCTTGATATTTGGAAACATGGAAGAGCTTGCGGTAGTTGGATATACCGACGCTAGTTTCCAGACAGATAAGGATGACTTCAGATCGCAATCTGGTTATGTGTTCTGCTTAAATGGTGGCGCTGTAAGCTGGAAAAGTTCGAAGTAA